A segment of the Aureliella helgolandensis genome:
GCCGAACAGGATCCAGCCAAAGTCACCGAACTGCAACTAAAGTGGACGGCTTGGTGGTCCAACAAACCGCTCGACAAACGCCCCAAAAAGTAGTGCGCAATGACGACCGACCTAATCCTCATCCCCACTCAGCTGGAGCGAAACACCCTCCAGCCTTATTTGGATGAAGCAGACCAGCATTCGCAGTCCCCGCATACCGGCGGGACGCATCTCCAAGCTCGCCCTCAACTGCGCATCGCCCTGTGTGGCTTCGGGCCAATCGTTTCCGCAGCACGCGCCGTGCAATTGCTCCAAACGACGCAGGCCGAGCGAGTCTGGTTGCTAGGGATTGCCGGAACGCTCACCAATCAGCTGCGCATCGGCCAAGCATACACGTTCGACGCAACCGCATGCTATGGCATCGGAGCGGGAACCGGCGCTGCTCACCAGTCGGCTGCAAGCATGGGCTGGAAACAGTGGCCGCAATCGCCGCAGATTGGAGACACTCTGCCACTGACCGTCTCACCTGCCTTCCACCAAGATTCGGCAACGACTGCCATTGCAAAAGGTGTCCTACTCACCTGCCCATCCGCGTCTGCAGACCGAGAGGACGTTGCCTTGCGGCGGCAAGCCTACTCAGATGCCTGCGCGGAGGACATGGAAGGATTCTCCGTCGCGACCGCTTGCCATTTACTAAACACGCCTCTACACATCATCCGTGGCATTTCCAACCAAGCTGGTGACCGAGACCACAATCAGTGGAAGATCGACCAAGCGCTGCGTGCCGTCGGGGAACTGTTCTTGAGAGCCAGAGACTCGCAACCACCGTCCCAGCTGTCCCCCCATCGCTAGGCGCGAAGAAACGCCGCAGCCTCCCCTAGGAGAATCACCACGTGACGCGTTCCGTTAGTTCCCCCCCTCCAATCCGACTGGGTATTTCCACTTGCCCGAATGACACCTTTACCTTCCACGCATTGCTGAACCGACTCGTCGACTGGAAGGGACTCGATTTCCACATTGAATTGCTAGACATTCAACAGCTCAACCGACGTCTATTTGAGGGCAGCTTCGACGTCGCCAAAGCCAGTTTCCATGCAGCGTTGCTGCTGTCTCAGAAGTTCCAAGTCTTACCGTCAGGATCCGCGCTCGGCTTTGGCGTCGGACCACTTTTACTTGCAGCCCACCCCGATTCAACACCTGAACAGAAAGAGCAGCTCACACTCTGCCCAGGCGAGCACACGACCGCCGCCTTGCTATTCCGACTGTTCTACCCGCAAACCACTCGAATCGAACATGTCGTTTTTTCGGACATCATGCCCCGTCTCCAGCGTGCGACGGCCGACTTTGGCGTCTGCATTCATGAGGGACGGTTTACTTGGAAACAACAGGGACTCAGTCTTGTTGCCGACTTAGGAACGCGCTGGGAAGCTGAGACCGAGTGTCCGCTACCTCTGGGAGGCTTGCTGGTATCGCAGGAGCTATCGCCCGAGAGCGCTTCCCGAGTGCAGGAGGTCGTGGCTGCCTCACTGCAGTACTCTCTAGAGAATCGGTCTGCCGCGTTGCCGACAATGCGCAAGTACGCTCAGGAATTCGATGACGAAGTGCTGATGCAGCATGTAGATCTGTACGTCAACGACTGGACCGTTGAACTGGGAACAATCGGACAAACCGCCCTGCAAGCCCTATCTGACCGTGCTAGAGCCAGCGGGTTGATCGATTCGCAGCAACCACCGCTATCGATCTTCCAGCCCTCCATTTAACAAAACAGGCCAACCCGGAATGCATTGCCTGATTCAGGGATAGGGAAATGCATGACTTGCCATCTCGAAATCCAATGCACTTGAGGCATTGGGCATCCGGTAAAATAGCAACCCGCTGCCTAACGGGTTGTTAAAACAGTACACCGCGGCTTGAGTAAGGCAGCGAGAGTGAGGGAGAGTGATCGTCGCTACAGGGCAACTAGGGCCGCTACCTTCGCGGTAGAAGTAGAAGGCGCTTTTAAATAGATCGACTGGCCGCTGTGCAAGCCGGGAGAAAATGCCGCCAACGCTGTTTGGAGAGTCCCACCCACGCGGCTTTACTGAAATCCTGGTAAATCGACCAACGGTTACGCGCCGGATGCCTGTTCCGCCCCATGGCTAGTAGCCGTCGCTCACAAGCTGGCTTGCAAACTCGGTGAGTCTGGCTGCATGCCGAGCGCTACTGAAGGTGTCGACGGTCCGTAGCCGCGCCTGCTCGATGGCCTCGAGTCGGCTAGCAGACAAATCTGGCAATTCAGCCAACGCTAGCTGCAGGCCTTCCAGCAGACTCGGGACATTGTCCGGCCGGACCAACCAAGCGTTTCCGATATCTAAAGCGCCCGCATCACACAGTCCTTGTTTACCAGGATCCGTCGAAAGCAATTCGGGCACGCCTCCCACGGGCGTGGCGATCAAGGGCTTGCCAAGCATCAA
Coding sequences within it:
- the mqnB gene encoding futalosine hydrolase gives rise to the protein MTTDLILIPTQLERNTLQPYLDEADQHSQSPHTGGTHLQARPQLRIALCGFGPIVSAARAVQLLQTTQAERVWLLGIAGTLTNQLRIGQAYTFDATACYGIGAGTGAAHQSAASMGWKQWPQSPQIGDTLPLTVSPAFHQDSATTAIAKGVLLTCPSASADREDVALRRQAYSDACAEDMEGFSVATACHLLNTPLHIIRGISNQAGDRDHNQWKIDQALRAVGELFLRARDSQPPSQLSPHR
- a CDS encoding menaquinone biosynthesis family protein, yielding MTRSVSSPPPIRLGISTCPNDTFTFHALLNRLVDWKGLDFHIELLDIQQLNRRLFEGSFDVAKASFHAALLLSQKFQVLPSGSALGFGVGPLLLAAHPDSTPEQKEQLTLCPGEHTTAALLFRLFYPQTTRIEHVVFSDIMPRLQRATADFGVCIHEGRFTWKQQGLSLVADLGTRWEAETECPLPLGGLLVSQELSPESASRVQEVVAASLQYSLENRSAALPTMRKYAQEFDDEVLMQHVDLYVNDWTVELGTIGQTALQALSDRARASGLIDSQQPPLSIFQPSI